CTATAAGTTTTGATCCAATGAAACCCCCGATAAGTTTACCCGCCAGTGCCAGCACAATTACCAGGCCTGTGAATAAACCAGCCGTCTGCACCCCACCCAAATCCATCGACAACCCGATAAATGCGAAGAAGATGGGGACAAATATCCCATAAGCCAGTCCGCTCACTTTATTCTGCACACTCTCGATCTTTGCAAAGGGAATATTCGAGAGCAGTGCCCCGCCAATGAACGCCCCGATGACCGCATGCAAGCCAAAAACTTCGGCAAGGTATGCTGAGAAAAGTGCTACCATGACAACGAATGCAAAGATCCCTTCCTTCACATGCATCCTGTGGACTAAGTTGAAGAGCCAGGGATAAACCTTGAGACCCATAAAAGTAATGATGACCATGAAGCCTGCCAGCTTGCCCACGATCAACAATAATTGCATGCCAGAAGGCAGTTGATTTATGGTGGCTATTGTGACCAATATTGCAAGTATGAATATCCCGATAATATCATCAAAAATGGCAGATGTGAGCATTACCGAGCCCGGTCTACTCGAAAGATATTTCAGGTCTATGAGTGTCTTGACCACTACCCCAATACTTGTGAGACTGAATGCCACACC
The DNA window shown above is from ANME-2 cluster archaeon and carries:
- a CDS encoding cation:proton antiporter, which translates into the protein MEHILLLLLILFLAKVFGEIIERAGFPSILGEIFAGVFLGLLWFEPGGEVLSFLAELGAIFMLFTAGYMEVNINELRKASRVALTPTMFSMTIPFLLGYLLGQAFGFGFLASLFMGVAFSLTSIGVVVKTLIDLKYLSSRPGSVMLTSAIFDDIIGIFILAILVTIATINQLPSGMQLLLIVGKLAGFMVIITFMGLKVYPWLFNLVHRMHVKEGIFAFVVMVALFSAYLAEVFGLHAVIGAFIGGALLSNIPFAKIESVQNKVSGLAYGIFVPIFFAFIGLSMDLGGVQTAGLFTGLVIVLALAGKLIGGFIGSKLIGFEFHDSLIFGIGMMPRAGVELVVISVGKEMGIITDEVFSAIVLMVVVSIIVSPILLKFVIQINEGKKPQLPTIKD